One Roseimaritima multifibrata DNA window includes the following coding sequences:
- a CDS encoding class I SAM-dependent methyltransferase, with product MDEDKYFTESAFSNTDAVARYTEGPPRFVPGFSDMQRMVCWLLAERVPENGRILVVGAGGGLELKVFAEAQPSWSFDGVDPSAEMLTLAEQTMGPIASRVQLHHGFIDVTPDGPFDAATCILTMHFVEREERRRMASEIRRRLKPGAPLVVAHLSVPQGDGERAVWLSRYAAFAVSSGVESENANKARDAIDSQLSILTPEEDEAILKEAGFSNVSLFYVGFAFRGWVAYA from the coding sequence ATGGATGAGGACAAATACTTCACTGAGAGTGCGTTCTCCAACACCGATGCAGTCGCACGTTATACCGAAGGTCCGCCACGGTTCGTGCCGGGATTTTCAGACATGCAACGGATGGTGTGCTGGCTCTTGGCAGAGCGTGTCCCGGAAAATGGTCGCATCCTCGTCGTCGGGGCTGGCGGCGGATTAGAGCTGAAGGTTTTTGCAGAGGCTCAGCCCAGCTGGTCTTTTGACGGAGTTGATCCGTCCGCAGAGATGCTGACGTTGGCCGAACAAACCATGGGGCCAATTGCATCACGTGTTCAATTGCACCACGGCTTCATTGACGTTACCCCTGACGGCCCATTCGATGCAGCAACTTGCATCCTGACGATGCACTTTGTCGAACGTGAAGAACGTCGGCGAATGGCGAGCGAAATTCGCAGACGTCTGAAACCCGGCGCACCACTCGTTGTGGCTCACCTGAGCGTTCCTCAAGGTGATGGAGAACGGGCTGTGTGGCTGTCGCGATACGCAGCCTTTGCGGTCAGCTCCGGTGTCGAATCCGAAAACGCGAATAAAGCTCGCGATGCAATCGATTCCCAGTTGTCGATCCTCACTCCCGAAGAGGACGAGGCCATTCTGAAAGAGGCTGGATTTTCAAACGTCAGCCTGTTCTACGTCGGCTTCGCTTTTCGCGGCTGGGTGGCTTATGCCTAA
- a CDS encoding Rrf2 family transcriptional regulator — MRRDSKLSGVLHILLHLAERDGPVTSEDLSKMINTNPVVVRRTMAGLRKQGYVQSEKGHGGGWTLSCDLANVTLRHIYTAVGSPSLVAIGNRTESPECLVEQVVNAALQQTFDEAEELLLTRLGDVTLAKLSADCHTRIVARSRKGKSKGDTDG; from the coding sequence ATGAGACGCGATAGCAAACTTTCTGGCGTGCTTCACATCCTGCTCCACCTCGCTGAGCGTGATGGGCCTGTCACGTCCGAGGACCTTTCAAAGATGATAAACACCAATCCGGTGGTAGTGCGCCGCACAATGGCAGGACTTCGGAAGCAAGGCTATGTGCAATCGGAAAAGGGGCATGGCGGGGGATGGACGCTTTCGTGTGATTTGGCAAACGTAACGTTGCGGCATATCTACACAGCCGTTGGCAGTCCTTCACTGGTTGCGATCGGGAATCGCACCGAGTCACCAGAGTGCCTCGTTGAACAGGTAGTCAATGCGGCACTGCAACAAACTTTTGATGAGGCCGAAGAACTTCTGCTCACCCGACTTGGCGATGTAACACTCGCCAAGTTAAGCGCGGACTGCCATACCCGTATCGTTGCTCGTAGCCGTAAAGGCAAATCCAAAGGGGACACTGATGGATGA
- a CDS encoding sulfatase family protein, whose translation MNHPFRSLAFGLLCVCCVRGFAERPNILFVIADDCTFRDLGCYGGQAHTPHIDALAQQGMRFTQCFQAAPMCSPTRHNIYTGLYPVKSGAYPNHTRVNRGTRTIVQHLGKLGYRVAQSGKTHVAPAQAFQWEKIGRGNNPDFALTEEFITDCASNNDPFCLLLCSNEPHTPWNKGDASQYPPNKIVLPPNFVDTPQTREAMSRYLAEVSYFDGQVGETLTMLAKHGMQDNTLLIVVSEQGSSFPFAKWTCYDSGLQSGMIARWPGKIARGSVNQALVEYVDLLPTFIEVAGGIPGKTLQGKSLLDVFAGAPTHKQYVFGEMTTRGINSGSEHFGIRSVRSKQFKYIWNFTPDVEFQCAASVTAVFKSWQTLAGTGDAHAKDWVTRYQQRPEIELYDIQKDPYEMVNLAGDPQYDTVKTELKNELDRWMKECNDKGQQTERDALNHQTRGKKKPAKTPNKSSDDKR comes from the coding sequence GTGAACCATCCTTTCCGCTCTCTTGCATTTGGGTTGCTGTGCGTTTGCTGCGTCAGAGGATTCGCGGAACGCCCCAACATCCTCTTTGTGATTGCCGATGATTGCACCTTTCGTGACCTCGGCTGCTATGGCGGGCAAGCTCACACGCCCCATATCGATGCTCTGGCCCAACAGGGAATGCGATTCACCCAATGCTTTCAAGCCGCCCCAATGTGCTCGCCCACACGGCACAATATTTACACCGGGCTGTATCCCGTAAAAAGCGGTGCTTACCCGAACCACACTCGAGTGAACCGAGGCACCAGAACAATCGTTCAACATTTGGGAAAACTCGGTTACCGTGTTGCTCAAAGCGGAAAGACTCACGTTGCTCCCGCTCAAGCGTTTCAGTGGGAGAAGATTGGAAGGGGAAACAATCCAGACTTTGCCCTCACGGAAGAATTCATTACTGACTGTGCAAGCAACAACGATCCATTCTGCTTGCTCCTCTGTTCCAACGAACCACACACCCCGTGGAACAAAGGGGATGCGTCGCAATATCCGCCCAACAAAATTGTGCTGCCACCCAATTTTGTAGACACGCCCCAGACCCGTGAAGCCATGTCTCGTTACTTGGCCGAGGTCAGCTACTTCGACGGACAGGTCGGCGAGACATTAACCATGCTTGCCAAACACGGTATGCAGGACAACACGCTGCTGATCGTTGTCAGTGAGCAAGGCAGTTCATTCCCTTTCGCAAAATGGACGTGTTACGACAGCGGTTTGCAATCCGGCATGATCGCACGCTGGCCTGGAAAGATCGCTCGGGGCAGCGTCAATCAAGCACTTGTCGAATACGTCGACCTCCTACCAACCTTCATCGAAGTTGCCGGCGGAATCCCAGGAAAGACGCTGCAAGGAAAAAGCTTGTTAGACGTTTTCGCAGGTGCCCCAACCCACAAGCAATACGTCTTTGGCGAAATGACGACAAGGGGAATCAATTCGGGTTCCGAACACTTTGGAATTCGCTCGGTCCGATCCAAGCAATTCAAATACATCTGGAACTTTACACCAGACGTTGAATTCCAATGTGCAGCATCTGTCACGGCTGTTTTCAAGAGTTGGCAAACCTTAGCAGGAACTGGGGACGCCCACGCAAAAGATTGGGTGACACGCTATCAGCAGCGTCCTGAAATTGAACTTTACGACATCCAGAAAGATCCCTACGAGATGGTCAATCTGGCCGGAGACCCACAATACGACACCGTCAAAACAGAACTGAAGAATGAGCTGGACCGCTGGATGAAGGAATGCAACGACAAAGGTCAACAGACGGAACGGGACGCATTAAACCATCAAACCCGAGGGAAAAAGAAGCCGGCCAAAACGCCAAACAAATCATCCGACGACAAACGTTAG
- a CDS encoding sulfatase family protein encodes MQNTYRILLIAILVACTTQTASSAENEASKPNIIILFADDWGYGDLGKHGTLSDVKTPHLDALADEGVLFTDAYITAPQCSPSRAGLITGRYQQRFGFDTIPDCPLPLSETTIADRLQAAGYVTGMVGKWHLEPNALSLRWAKQHQPNGIKNNRVQVRRELAMPYYPQGRGFEEFFKGERSPYWANYSIDGKSLAKNGQVVQDPRFRVDVQTDAALGFIQRHADEPFFLYVAHYAPHVPLEASEKYLSRFPGKMPERRRTGLAMINAVDEGIGQIKARLKDLGIAENTLIMFTSDNGAPLGAQTGQPMLDVLPVNKPGPAWDGSRNDPLRGEKGMLAEGGIRVPMIWSWPARLPKGIVVDSPVISLDMTATAISAAGIKDASELDGISLTRWLTGNAKPPERALYWRFWNQAAMRRGNWKYLFTSDGNEWLYDLAKDPEEQQDVLTANTEIAKSMRSELDAWTNELKPAGMPAKPLNRQEINWYKYYFNAAKAK; translated from the coding sequence ATGCAAAACACCTATCGAATCCTGCTGATCGCGATTCTCGTGGCCTGCACTACTCAGACAGCATCATCGGCGGAAAACGAAGCGAGCAAACCGAATATCATCATCCTGTTTGCCGATGACTGGGGATATGGCGACCTTGGAAAACATGGAACCCTAAGCGATGTAAAAACACCTCACCTGGACGCGTTGGCAGATGAAGGGGTTTTGTTTACGGATGCCTATATCACGGCTCCTCAGTGCTCCCCATCGCGCGCCGGTTTGATCACCGGTCGCTATCAGCAGCGTTTCGGATTTGACACGATTCCAGATTGCCCGCTCCCGCTTAGCGAAACGACCATCGCTGACCGCTTGCAAGCTGCCGGCTACGTGACGGGCATGGTTGGCAAATGGCACTTGGAACCAAACGCGCTCAGCCTCCGCTGGGCCAAGCAACACCAACCAAACGGGATCAAAAACAATCGAGTACAGGTTCGTCGCGAATTGGCGATGCCCTACTACCCACAAGGACGAGGCTTCGAAGAATTTTTCAAAGGCGAACGCTCACCCTACTGGGCCAACTATTCGATTGACGGAAAAAGCCTCGCGAAAAACGGCCAAGTGGTACAGGACCCGCGATTTCGCGTCGACGTTCAAACCGACGCCGCACTTGGTTTCATCCAAAGACATGCAGACGAGCCATTCTTTCTTTACGTTGCACACTACGCTCCCCACGTTCCCTTGGAAGCGTCCGAAAAATACCTTAGCCGCTTTCCCGGCAAGATGCCTGAGCGACGCCGCACGGGACTGGCAATGATCAACGCGGTCGACGAGGGGATCGGCCAAATCAAAGCACGCCTGAAAGACCTGGGGATTGCCGAGAACACACTGATCATGTTCACGAGCGACAACGGAGCTCCCTTGGGGGCTCAGACGGGCCAACCGATGTTAGATGTATTGCCAGTCAATAAGCCAGGTCCGGCATGGGATGGATCGCGTAACGATCCCCTTCGCGGCGAAAAGGGAATGCTGGCCGAAGGGGGGATCCGCGTTCCGATGATCTGGTCATGGCCCGCCAGGCTTCCCAAGGGGATTGTCGTTGACTCACCGGTAATCAGCCTGGATATGACGGCAACCGCAATCTCGGCCGCTGGAATCAAGGACGCGTCAGAACTGGACGGAATCTCGCTTACAAGATGGCTGACAGGAAACGCTAAGCCACCGGAACGTGCACTCTACTGGCGGTTCTGGAACCAAGCGGCGATGCGCCGCGGAAACTGGAAGTACTTATTTACCAGCGACGGAAACGAGTGGCTGTATGATTTGGCGAAGGATCCGGAGGAACAACAGGATGTCCTCACCGCAAACACCGAAATTGCCAAGTCAATGCGTTCCGAACTGGACGCTTGGACGAACGAGCTAAAACCTGCGGGCATGCCAGCGAAACCGCTGAATCGCCAAGAAATCAATTGGTACAAGTACTATTTCAACGCCGCAAAGGCCAAGTAG
- a CDS encoding M14-type cytosolic carboxypeptidase, translating into MNGGQWCVLALIEVGIVVVANGLHAGDLVVDTDFEGGSARVVEIDQEKSAITVMPGGDPERGWPAWWYFRVNGLTEGQPLTVSVVGSSRLIPQGHPGGGKPLSSSWARPSRATWSADGKTWHQSEEGQRDKAKTTYQLTAPGETMWIAWGPPSTPSMVNEWAEAIAAKHSFIQDFTLATTREGREVRGIRVENIRDGGTARPVVWFHARQHAWESGSSWVAMGIGEWLAGDSDDAKWMRENLVTYIVPIMDVDRAATGDGGKESVPHDHNRDWSTNPHYPEVAATQKRIAKWSKEERLALFVDLHNPGPSDGNAFFYVAPNEAIEVSRRPHRSVFLDVISREYDGRISLNRKTRSTGPSYHPLWHQISATWVTQHSNPQAISVCLETPWNTAHSNTKGYYSVGAGLMKGASKFLQTEFESSESAN; encoded by the coding sequence ATGAATGGCGGACAGTGGTGCGTGCTCGCACTTATTGAGGTTGGGATTGTGGTTGTCGCCAACGGTCTGCACGCTGGCGATCTTGTTGTTGACACCGATTTCGAAGGTGGGTCAGCTCGGGTGGTTGAAATCGACCAGGAGAAATCGGCGATCACTGTCATGCCCGGCGGGGATCCGGAGCGTGGTTGGCCGGCTTGGTGGTACTTTCGAGTTAATGGATTGACCGAGGGGCAACCCCTTACGGTCAGCGTTGTCGGTTCCAGTCGTCTGATTCCGCAGGGGCATCCCGGTGGAGGGAAACCGCTTTCCAGTTCGTGGGCAAGGCCGTCGCGGGCGACTTGGTCGGCCGATGGCAAGACTTGGCACCAGAGCGAGGAAGGGCAGCGCGATAAAGCTAAGACGACTTATCAGCTGACCGCGCCTGGTGAAACCATGTGGATTGCTTGGGGCCCGCCATCGACTCCATCGATGGTTAATGAATGGGCGGAAGCGATCGCCGCAAAGCACTCTTTCATTCAGGACTTTACGCTGGCGACCACACGCGAAGGACGGGAAGTTCGCGGTATCCGTGTCGAAAATATAAGGGATGGCGGAACGGCAAGACCGGTTGTCTGGTTCCATGCTCGGCAACATGCCTGGGAGAGTGGTTCCAGCTGGGTCGCGATGGGTATCGGTGAATGGCTGGCCGGAGATTCCGACGATGCCAAATGGATGCGAGAAAACCTGGTCACTTACATTGTTCCAATTATGGATGTTGACCGTGCCGCTACCGGCGATGGCGGAAAGGAATCGGTCCCACACGACCACAATCGTGATTGGTCCACGAATCCTCACTATCCCGAAGTCGCTGCAACTCAGAAACGGATCGCAAAGTGGAGCAAAGAGGAGCGGTTGGCTCTATTTGTTGATCTGCACAATCCTGGCCCTAGCGATGGCAATGCCTTCTTTTATGTCGCCCCGAACGAGGCGATCGAGGTGTCAAGACGTCCACACCGCAGTGTTTTTCTTGACGTGATTAGCCGCGAGTACGACGGTCGGATCTCCTTGAACCGGAAAACGCGATCGACTGGTCCTAGTTACCATCCGTTGTGGCACCAGATTTCGGCAACTTGGGTGACTCAGCATAGCAATCCGCAAGCGATTTCCGTCTGTTTAGAAACTCCGTGGAACACGGCTCATAGCAACACGAAGGGGTACTACTCCGTTGGTGCAGGACTAATGAAAGGGGCTTCAAAGTTCTTGCAAACCGAGTTTGAATCCTCTGAATCCGCAAACTGA
- a CDS encoding DUF4838 domain-containing protein, giving the protein MMHIMTPSLVFSCLTLRLCGAWLLVAVPTVLTASNETVITRFPVEAENSYRLQFEAESNAEGAEWFLRTIDGDGRVPHAGCQDYPWQQITPGKNSYSHVFRAPPQAASVEFVVRWDTEQPKIGGCGLEPVQNASLLINGDFQEGEGNFSGWSEHNNVEFIEVDGKTALKVLHNGYALTDPIPVKGNARYRFVRGSTMPTSVLEYDADLHPLTPKSYGRKLELQTDSATRYFRFLYQTSFDHIPIYRTNTITSVGLVAVDETDADRSVNTSPFPGEIVLGSRCDPREEFAARELQYWIGEITGKRIPVLANPTSDDHLRIFLGEDWATDFEEDKAFLKGTDGYAVRRVGNNIFLFGVQPRGMLFGVYAFLERNSDIIWPRPLPEFAAIFSKNPELVFDNTNFRSRPAFKIRELRFSGSDPNPVWSQLWSGRNGSNSPMTLGKGFQYQQWRSGATIGMGGGYIWSFIGLEEEDETLYPLVNGNRLRNMWRQPCYTHPDVPRIMAKNASEMLESVPGMKLEFLICRVGDNWEVCTCDECIKPIPLDDGTQLAPTATNSIKDQLFFSTRNYIMLNRMAEILVKDYPNLELHTHAYIFASEPPKVKLHPAIVPHYAAYPTKDERYPILEQTSKGGSVWSRRMRQWSDEQDVKFGYFGYYYASGFNALADTAGPDYKALAQMGGIHAHNEGQASETGDLNSWDVDGIEKWIITKLQWDPTQNPTALRADYIRRVYGDAAPQMTQFYQLINDAWHSADNPTTVNCHTSSKILFQEFIVNAGVESQAKGLLEEAIETATDVKSKKMIERTLAKFKAFAAELNRLPVPYVPESTAQWSQYESPHWYKAHEVTDFERIPTSQPVTADLEAVHRTSIAMMRDDKNLYFKIDAFDEQQQPSEPPEQGKHFPKSDRVEIVLRSGSNAYYMAFGADGGVYLLKNWNTDRPWSNQTQVRFRTDKGRWSALVSVSLDDLEATDADVEMDAKFSRVVNPKTPQREESTYGGKSIFNDHPLLRSPMVLSR; this is encoded by the coding sequence ATGATGCATATTATGACGCCTTCTTTGGTATTTAGTTGTCTGACATTAAGGCTCTGTGGAGCTTGGCTGCTAGTCGCGGTCCCCACAGTGCTCACGGCTTCAAATGAAACGGTCATTACTCGGTTCCCTGTCGAAGCAGAGAATTCGTATCGACTGCAGTTTGAGGCAGAGAGCAACGCCGAAGGCGCCGAGTGGTTCCTGCGCACGATCGATGGCGACGGCCGAGTTCCTCATGCAGGCTGCCAAGACTATCCTTGGCAGCAAATTACGCCAGGAAAGAATTCGTACTCGCACGTTTTCCGAGCTCCGCCACAAGCCGCTTCGGTGGAGTTTGTTGTCCGCTGGGATACAGAACAACCTAAGATCGGTGGCTGCGGGTTGGAGCCCGTTCAGAATGCAAGTCTTCTGATCAATGGAGACTTCCAAGAGGGGGAAGGGAATTTCTCCGGCTGGTCTGAACACAACAACGTCGAATTTATTGAAGTCGATGGCAAGACCGCCTTGAAGGTCTTGCACAACGGCTACGCTTTGACAGACCCTATCCCCGTCAAGGGGAACGCCCGCTACCGGTTTGTACGCGGATCGACCATGCCGACGTCGGTGCTTGAGTACGACGCGGACTTGCACCCATTAACGCCCAAATCATACGGTCGCAAGCTTGAGCTTCAGACCGACTCGGCAACGCGTTATTTTCGTTTCCTTTATCAGACCAGTTTTGATCACATTCCGATTTACCGCACGAATACGATCACCTCGGTTGGACTTGTTGCCGTTGACGAAACGGATGCAGACCGGTCGGTGAACACCTCTCCTTTTCCGGGAGAGATCGTGCTTGGTAGTCGGTGCGATCCGAGGGAAGAGTTTGCTGCTAGAGAATTGCAGTATTGGATTGGGGAGATCACAGGAAAGCGGATACCGGTTCTCGCGAACCCAACGTCGGACGACCATCTGAGAATTTTCCTTGGAGAGGATTGGGCAACCGATTTTGAAGAGGATAAAGCGTTTCTTAAAGGAACCGATGGTTACGCGGTACGCCGTGTCGGAAACAACATTTTTTTGTTTGGTGTCCAGCCACGCGGAATGTTGTTCGGCGTTTATGCGTTCTTGGAGCGAAATAGCGACATCATATGGCCACGTCCGCTTCCTGAATTCGCCGCAATCTTTTCAAAGAATCCGGAACTCGTTTTTGACAACACGAATTTTCGTTCGCGACCGGCTTTCAAAATTCGCGAACTGAGATTTTCGGGAAGCGATCCTAATCCCGTTTGGAGTCAACTGTGGTCGGGCCGAAATGGAAGCAATTCACCCATGACGTTGGGGAAAGGTTTTCAGTACCAGCAGTGGCGATCGGGGGCGACCATCGGAATGGGGGGCGGATACATTTGGTCCTTTATCGGTTTAGAGGAAGAGGACGAAACGCTTTACCCATTAGTGAACGGAAACCGGCTAAGGAACATGTGGCGACAGCCTTGTTATACGCACCCGGACGTCCCCAGAATCATGGCCAAAAACGCGAGTGAAATGTTGGAGAGCGTCCCTGGAATGAAGCTTGAATTCCTCATCTGCCGCGTTGGAGATAACTGGGAGGTCTGCACCTGTGACGAGTGTATTAAGCCGATTCCGCTGGACGACGGTACGCAGCTGGCGCCCACTGCGACCAACAGTATTAAGGACCAGCTGTTCTTTTCGACGCGGAACTACATCATGCTCAATCGGATGGCCGAAATTCTGGTGAAAGACTACCCCAATTTGGAATTGCATACCCATGCCTACATCTTTGCTTCGGAGCCGCCGAAGGTAAAACTTCATCCCGCCATCGTTCCGCACTATGCGGCATATCCCACCAAAGACGAACGCTATCCGATCCTTGAACAGACGTCGAAAGGCGGATCCGTGTGGTCACGGCGCATGCGGCAATGGAGCGATGAACAAGACGTAAAATTCGGCTATTTCGGTTACTACTACGCAAGTGGTTTTAACGCGTTGGCCGACACCGCCGGGCCGGATTACAAGGCTCTTGCTCAAATGGGTGGAATTCACGCACACAACGAAGGGCAGGCGAGCGAAACGGGTGATTTGAACAGCTGGGATGTGGACGGGATTGAAAAATGGATCATCACCAAACTGCAGTGGGATCCGACTCAAAACCCCACGGCCCTTCGTGCCGACTACATCCGTCGCGTCTACGGGGATGCCGCGCCGCAAATGACGCAGTTTTACCAGTTGATCAACGATGCGTGGCATAGTGCGGACAACCCCACGACGGTCAATTGCCATACGTCATCGAAGATTCTGTTTCAGGAATTCATCGTCAACGCCGGAGTCGAATCACAAGCGAAAGGTCTGTTGGAAGAGGCGATCGAAACGGCGACCGACGTAAAATCGAAAAAGATGATCGAACGGACGCTGGCGAAATTCAAAGCGTTTGCCGCAGAGTTGAATCGGTTGCCGGTTCCTTATGTTCCCGAATCGACGGCACAGTGGAGTCAGTATGAGTCACCGCATTGGTACAAAGCTCACGAGGTCACCGATTTCGAACGGATTCCGACTTCGCAGCCAGTGACAGCGGATCTTGAAGCGGTGCATCGCACCTCGATCGCGATGATGCGTGATGACAAAAACTTGTACTTCAAAATTGATGCGTTTGATGAACAGCAGCAGCCTTCGGAACCGCCCGAACAAGGGAAGCATTTCCCGAAATCCGATCGCGTCGAGATTGTTTTGCGTTCCGGTTCCAATGCGTACTATATGGCGTTCGGAGCCGATGGCGGCGTGTATCTGTTGAAAAATTGGAATACGGATCGCCCTTGGTCCAACCAGACGCAAGTCCGTTTCCGAACGGATAAAGGGCGTTGGTCAGCTCTGGTTTCCGTCTCTTTAGACGATCTGGAAGCGACCGATGCCGATGTTGAAATGGACGCCAAGTTCAGCCGAGTCGTGAACCCCAAGACGCCTCAAAGAGAGGAAAGCACTTACGGCGGCAAAAGCATCTTCAATGACCATCCTTTGTTACGCAGTCCAATGGTGTTGTCACGGTGA
- a CDS encoding TolC family protein → MFSLYRRNLFGSLCRFCSILLLAGSGCANRESVGTLQTQTPPDFSASGQVAAPNRWWTAWGDPKLDYQVNQALNGNFVLAAAVQRLRAARALTRREASDLWPDLDGVVDMDSTYGPGASAGVTAWGFDTSYQVDLWGEIASRVDAERLRTAATNAEYHAIALTLSAEISRTWFAMIESHAQLRLLDEQIQTNETGLALQESRFGLGMIRSADVLRQRQLVESTLEQKVVVQAQTELLEHQLAVLLGQMPQTAQFRPGDVLPDLPPMPETGLPSELLQRRPDVRRDYLAFQAADRDLASAISSQYPRINLGASVLNVAEHPETLFRDWFVSIGGQLIAPIFDGGQRRAEVDRTSAVVSERFNQYGETMLQAFREVEDSLAQEKYQRQRIEHLNNQVVLARQSSEQLREQYLIGDAEYLDVLSAIQAQQRLQRETLSARLELILIRINLYLALAGDFDTRPQEFPEIQGIVEVSEGLESLNVSDVSEFLDGAEGPDGVSTVEISPEIVIDE, encoded by the coding sequence ATGTTTTCTCTCTATAGACGCAACTTATTTGGCTCGCTTTGTCGGTTTTGCAGCATCTTGTTGCTGGCGGGTTCTGGCTGTGCAAACCGTGAAAGCGTTGGCACATTGCAGACACAGACTCCTCCGGATTTTTCGGCATCGGGGCAGGTGGCTGCTCCTAATCGATGGTGGACGGCCTGGGGTGATCCAAAGCTTGATTATCAAGTCAACCAAGCGCTCAACGGCAATTTCGTTCTGGCAGCAGCGGTTCAGCGTTTGCGGGCTGCTCGAGCGTTAACTCGCCGTGAAGCATCCGATTTGTGGCCCGATCTTGACGGCGTGGTCGATATGGACAGCACTTATGGGCCGGGAGCGTCGGCTGGCGTCACCGCCTGGGGATTTGATACCTCCTATCAAGTCGACCTTTGGGGTGAGATCGCTTCACGCGTGGATGCCGAGCGATTGCGTACGGCAGCGACCAACGCTGAATATCATGCGATCGCGCTTACGCTGTCAGCGGAGATTTCCCGTACATGGTTCGCTATGATCGAATCTCATGCTCAGCTGCGCCTGCTGGATGAACAGATTCAAACCAACGAAACGGGGCTTGCACTTCAGGAGTCGCGGTTTGGGCTAGGGATGATCCGGAGTGCGGACGTGCTGCGTCAGCGGCAATTGGTGGAATCGACTTTGGAACAGAAAGTTGTCGTGCAGGCTCAAACGGAGCTTTTGGAGCATCAGCTGGCGGTTTTGTTAGGCCAGATGCCCCAAACGGCTCAGTTCCGACCGGGCGATGTGCTCCCAGACCTGCCTCCGATGCCGGAGACAGGCTTGCCATCGGAATTATTGCAACGCCGTCCGGACGTACGACGCGACTATTTGGCTTTTCAAGCAGCCGACCGTGATTTGGCTTCGGCGATCAGTTCCCAGTACCCACGCATCAATCTGGGGGCTTCCGTTCTAAATGTCGCCGAGCATCCGGAGACGTTGTTTCGCGACTGGTTTGTTTCGATTGGTGGCCAGTTGATCGCGCCTATCTTTGATGGTGGGCAACGGCGAGCCGAAGTGGATCGGACATCGGCCGTGGTGAGCGAGCGATTCAATCAGTATGGCGAAACGATGTTACAAGCGTTTCGCGAGGTCGAAGACAGCCTTGCACAAGAAAAGTACCAGCGACAGCGGATTGAACATCTAAATAATCAGGTCGTACTCGCCCGCCAGTCTTCGGAACAACTGCGCGAGCAGTACCTGATCGGAGACGCAGAGTATCTGGATGTCCTGAGTGCGATTCAGGCTCAACAAAGATTGCAGCGCGAAACGCTGTCGGCCCGACTAGAATTGATTCTGATTCGAATTAACCTCTATCTCGCACTAGCGGGTGATTTTGACACTCGACCGCAAGAATTTCCTGAAATTCAAGGTATTGTTGAGGTTTCAGAGGGTTTAGAATCATTGAACGTATCGGATGTCTCTGAATTCCTGGATGGGGCGGAAGGTCCCGATGGGGTATCCACTGTAGAAATTTCGCCGGAGATAGTAATTGATGAATGA